A window of Brevinema andersonii genomic DNA:
CAACCCTAACATCTATTCCGTTTCAAATTTACGGATATTTTATTGAAATGTATAATATAAGTTAAGTTTACAGAGAGAGTTATCAAAATTCGGTTCCTACTATGGAACCGGGGAAAGTATGTTTTGAGAATCTATGAAATTTTCAGGTGCAATTTCTCAGAAAAATGTTCTCAACAGTCTCATTCAAATTCTTTGAACGGGCAAGATGTCCCGATTTTCAGGAAGTGTAGGGGTAAAATAAAAGTTCTAAATCGTTATATATCAACTACTTAGAACTTATGTTCGGAGAGAGAGGGATTCGAACCCCCGGTACATTGCTGTACAACGGTTTTCAAGACCGCCGCTTTCGACCACTCAGCCACCTCTCCACAGAGTATCATTTTACATGATTATTAAAATTTTGTCAATATAAAACATATTATCTACTTTGGAAATTCCATTTTGTAATGTGATGATAAAGTACAGCAGGATTTATAGATATAAGACCAAATTGATTAATAGACTGCATTTCTAAGCATAGACCTTGTCGGCATATAAATGAAGTATTATCAGTCCCTAGAAAGTTTCCTGTATAAAAAATCATGTATTTTTGATTTGTCGAGGCACAAAGCATAAGATTTTGATCGGGAGACAACAAAATAACTTGAGGTTCAATTTCTTGCAGAACAAATAAATGATCATAGCCTCTTGCAAATGACAATTGTTCATGAGGTTGAGATAATCTTTCCTGAATCCTATGTAATTTTCGAAAATCAAAAGGGGTGTCGTTAACAAAAGATAGTTCTTTAGGAATATAATTAGCATCAAGGATGTAAAATTGCTCAGCGTTAATTTGAAGAAAGTGCTGGGAAATATCTTCAAGCCTATCACCAAGATTAAAATAAGAATGATTTGTTAAATTTATTACGGTTTCTCTATCAGATTGGGCTTGATATTCCAAAATAAAAGTTGTACCTTCAAGCCTGTACTCAATAACTATATCAACATTGCCAGGATAATTTTCTTCCATATGCAACGAATGATAAGTCAAGCTGATTTTATCTGACGAATATTCCAACACACTCCAAACTTTTTTATGAAATCCTTGATTCCCGCCATGAAGATGATTATTACCATTATTTTGCTCAAGTTGATATGTCTGATCCGAAACGATTAACTGGCCATCTGAAATTCTTCCAGCAACACGTCCTATAACAGCACCAAGATAGTATGAATCTGTTTCATATTCCGCTAAGGTATTGTAACCTAAAACAGTATTTCTTTCTCTAATCAATAGTTCCTTAATAATCGCACCATAATTGAGAATTTTTGCTGTTATATACTGATTTTTCAAAGTATAACAATATACATCCGTGCCGTTGCAAAGTCGACCAAAAAACGTTTTTTGCATAAAAATACCTGCATTCTAGAAAGATGATTATAACATAACCACAAAAAAATAACAATAAAAGTACTTTTTTATATTTTTCAGCATATTTAGAAAAAAGATTTTACATTCATGATAATACATCCTATAATAAAGAATAAATAAATTTCCCGAGGAGGAAATGATGAAGAAAAAAAATAACTTAGGGTT
This region includes:
- a CDS encoding aldose epimerase family protein, giving the protein MQKTFFGRLCNGTDVYCYTLKNQYITAKILNYGAIIKELLIRERNTVLGYNTLAEYETDSYYLGAVIGRVAGRISDGQLIVSDQTYQLEQNNGNNHLHGGNQGFHKKVWSVLEYSSDKISLTYHSLHMEENYPGNVDIVIEYRLEGTTFILEYQAQSDRETVINLTNHSYFNLGDRLEDISQHFLQINAEQFYILDANYIPKELSFVNDTPFDFRKLHRIQERLSQPHEQLSFARGYDHLFVLQEIEPQVILLSPDQNLMLCASTNQKYMIFYTGNFLGTDNTSFICRQGLCLEMQSINQFGLISINPAVLYHHITKWNFQSR